Proteins encoded by one window of Halorubrum ruber:
- a CDS encoding carbohydrate kinase family protein gives MTREALVAGETLIDFIPDRPGPLADVESFSKRAGGAPANVAVGLARLDRTPWFCTALADDPFGSHLARVLDREGVPDDFVTEVPDSRTALAFVSHSEDADREFTFYRSDTADRRLDTSVVGDDVLDSVEVVVVGGVTLTVEPARSATFDLVERARDRDCCVFFDPNVRPELWETDPGPTIERMLSETDVLKVTREDLEGAGLPTTTAEVLAAGPDAVFLTEGSSGARLVTDEGSRWAAGEWHHPGYEIEEVVDTTGAGDAFSAGAIAGLVDGDDPDGILGFANAVAAASTKRRGAMAALPDREAVEELRDGL, from the coding sequence ATGACGCGTGAGGCCCTTGTCGCCGGCGAGACCCTGATCGATTTTATTCCCGACCGCCCCGGACCGCTCGCGGACGTGGAGTCGTTCTCCAAGCGAGCGGGCGGCGCGCCGGCCAACGTGGCGGTCGGGCTGGCGCGCCTCGACCGGACGCCGTGGTTCTGTACCGCGCTCGCCGACGACCCGTTCGGCTCGCATCTCGCGCGGGTGCTCGACCGCGAGGGCGTTCCGGACGACTTCGTCACGGAGGTTCCGGACAGCCGGACGGCGCTGGCGTTCGTCTCGCACAGCGAGGACGCCGACCGCGAGTTCACCTTCTACCGCTCGGACACGGCGGACAGGCGCCTCGACACGAGCGTCGTCGGCGACGACGTCCTCGATTCGGTCGAGGTCGTCGTCGTGGGAGGGGTCACGCTGACCGTCGAGCCAGCGCGATCGGCGACGTTCGACCTCGTCGAGCGGGCCCGTGACCGAGACTGCTGCGTCTTCTTCGATCCGAACGTCCGCCCCGAGCTGTGGGAGACGGATCCGGGGCCCACGATAGAGCGGATGCTCTCCGAGACGGACGTCCTCAAAGTCACCCGCGAGGACCTCGAGGGCGCCGGTCTCCCGACGACGACCGCGGAGGTTCTCGCCGCCGGACCGGACGCGGTTTTCCTGACCGAAGGCAGTTCCGGCGCGCGGCTGGTCACCGACGAGGGCTCGCGGTGGGCCGCCGGCGAGTGGCACCACCCCGGATACGAGATCGAGGAGGTCGTCGACACGACCGGCGCCGGCGACGCCTTCTCCGCCGGAGCGATCGCGGGACTCGTCGACGGCGACGACCCGGACGGTATCCTCGGGTTCGCCAACGCCGTCGCCGCCGCGTCGACGAAGCGCCGCGGTGCGATGGCCGCACTTCCCGACCGGGAGGCCGTCGAGGAGCTTCGCGACGGGCTGTGA
- a CDS encoding type II glyceraldehyde-3-phosphate dehydrogenase yields MIRVGVNGYGTIGKRVADAVAAQADMELVGVTKASPDYGVEAAARRGYDLYAAVEDRVDEFAAAGVELAGTLGDLLDAVDVIVDCAPSGVGERNAPVYEAHDTKAVFQGGEDAAVAEASFNARGRFEAARGADAVRVVSCNTTALSRLLAPLDETYGVEKARVTLVRRGGDPNETDRGPINDIVPDPATVPSHHGPDVNEILPDVTVDTAALKAPVTGMHTHSVNVTLATDPDPAAVRDLLADESRIFLVPEGAGIDGAGALKEYAADAGRPRGDLWENCVWEESISVTGRDLYLFQNVHQEADVVPENVDAVRAMATDVDAAESVARTNETLGVGLDSRLGDGDLVRTELPADD; encoded by the coding sequence ATGATACGCGTGGGCGTCAACGGCTACGGCACGATCGGCAAGCGGGTCGCGGACGCCGTCGCGGCCCAGGCCGACATGGAGCTCGTCGGCGTGACGAAGGCGTCGCCGGACTACGGCGTCGAGGCCGCGGCCCGCCGCGGCTACGACCTGTACGCGGCCGTCGAGGACCGCGTCGACGAATTCGCGGCCGCCGGCGTCGAACTGGCGGGGACGCTCGGCGACCTGCTCGACGCCGTCGACGTCATTGTCGACTGCGCGCCCTCCGGCGTCGGCGAGCGCAACGCGCCGGTCTACGAGGCGCACGACACGAAGGCGGTCTTCCAGGGCGGCGAGGACGCCGCGGTCGCCGAGGCCTCGTTCAACGCCCGCGGCCGCTTCGAGGCGGCGCGCGGCGCTGACGCCGTCCGCGTCGTCTCCTGTAACACGACCGCGCTCTCGCGGCTGCTCGCGCCGCTCGACGAGACCTACGGCGTCGAGAAGGCGCGCGTCACGCTCGTCCGCCGCGGCGGCGACCCGAACGAGACCGACCGCGGTCCGATAAACGACATCGTCCCCGACCCGGCGACGGTCCCCTCCCACCACGGCCCGGACGTGAACGAGATCCTCCCCGACGTGACCGTCGACACCGCAGCGCTGAAGGCGCCGGTCACCGGGATGCACACCCACAGCGTCAACGTCACCCTGGCGACCGACCCCGACCCGGCGGCGGTCCGCGACCTGCTCGCCGACGAGAGCCGTATCTTCCTCGTCCCCGAGGGCGCCGGCATCGACGGCGCCGGTGCGCTGAAGGAGTACGCCGCCGACGCGGGGCGCCCGCGCGGCGATCTCTGGGAGAACTGCGTCTGGGAGGAGTCGATAAGCGTGACCGGTCGGGACCTCTACCTCTTCCAGAACGTCCACCAGGAGGCCGACGTGGTCCCCGAGAACGTCGACGCGGTCCGCGCGATGGCGACCGACGTCGACGCCGCCGAGTCGGTCGCGCGTACGAACGAGACGCTCGGCGTGGGCCTTGACAGCCGACTCGGAGACGGCGACCTGGTCCGGACGGAACTGCCGGCCGACGACTGA
- a CDS encoding aminopeptidase: MPADLSDAAATAVEQCLNVAPDESVVVVTDDEREPIGEALYAAACAVTDDATVLRYPPAGQHGTEPPAPVAAAMREADVFLAPTTKSLSHTRARGAACDAGARGATLPGITEDVFTTGLDADYAAIDAACDDVLDQVADADEVRVTAPAGTDITFGIGDREWLADTGMVREPGDFSNLPAGEVFVAPETATGTFVVDGTMMPHGLLDDGQELAFEVEDGFVTEIGDDEIRADVEAAAEEVGDAAYNLAELGIGTNGGVEELVGSVLLDEKAGGTVHIAIGDNAGIGGETDAPLHLDGIIRNPTVYADGEPIDLPSP; encoded by the coding sequence ATGCCAGCCGACCTCTCCGACGCCGCGGCGACCGCGGTCGAACAGTGTCTGAACGTCGCCCCCGACGAGTCGGTCGTCGTGGTCACCGACGACGAGCGCGAGCCGATCGGCGAGGCGCTCTACGCGGCCGCGTGCGCCGTCACCGACGACGCGACGGTCCTGCGGTACCCGCCGGCCGGGCAGCACGGGACGGAGCCGCCGGCGCCGGTCGCGGCCGCGATGCGAGAGGCGGACGTCTTCCTTGCGCCCACGACGAAGAGCCTGAGCCACACCCGCGCCCGCGGCGCGGCCTGCGACGCCGGCGCACGCGGCGCGACGCTCCCAGGGATCACCGAGGACGTGTTCACGACCGGGCTCGACGCCGACTACGCCGCCATCGACGCCGCCTGCGACGACGTGCTCGATCAGGTCGCCGACGCGGACGAGGTCCGGGTCACCGCGCCCGCCGGCACAGACATCACGTTCGGGATCGGCGACCGCGAGTGGCTCGCCGACACCGGGATGGTCCGCGAGCCGGGCGACTTCTCGAACCTCCCCGCAGGCGAGGTGTTCGTCGCGCCCGAGACCGCGACCGGGACCTTCGTCGTCGACGGGACGATGATGCCCCACGGCCTGCTCGACGACGGCCAAGAACTCGCGTTCGAGGTCGAGGACGGGTTCGTGACCGAGATCGGCGACGACGAGATCCGGGCCGACGTGGAGGCGGCCGCCGAGGAGGTCGGCGACGCGGCGTACAACCTCGCGGAACTCGGCATCGGGACCAACGGCGGCGTCGAGGAGCTCGTCGGCTCGGTCCTCTTAGACGAGAAGGCGGGCGGCACCGTCCACATCGCGATCGGCGACAACGCCGGCATCGGCGGCGAGACGGACGCGCCGCTCCACCTCGACGGCATCATCCGAAATCCGACCGTCTACGCCGACGGCGAGCCGATCGACCTGCCGAGCCCGTAA
- a CDS encoding HVO_0234 family beta-propeller protein has product MAPAEDDISIDEKRVYAGSTGRTDAYVATGAGIVRVSLSADKIGAFDMVARDAARDVAVLACGEGTADLVAAATPDGLSVAAVGDDPDFEPVDDEPAVAVGVAGGRDGVIVAREDGAVEHVEFEESGTAVASTARLGSVADPRAVDGALVAGADGVFRVDAGRLTDVGLDDARDVAGSGMPLAATGAGLYWLGNGWMTAREGAADAVAADGDGHAMAVVGGDLFVHSGAGEWDDETWAVADLPVDETAVALGYGPGVSVAVTDAGTLCVDAGDGWRHQVVGVRDVAGVALVVVE; this is encoded by the coding sequence ATGGCTCCCGCCGAGGACGACATCTCGATCGACGAAAAGCGCGTGTACGCGGGCAGCACCGGCCGCACCGACGCCTACGTCGCGACCGGGGCCGGGATCGTCCGCGTCTCGCTGTCGGCCGACAAGATCGGCGCGTTCGACATGGTTGCGCGCGACGCGGCCCGCGACGTCGCGGTCCTCGCGTGCGGCGAGGGGACGGCTGATCTCGTCGCCGCCGCGACCCCAGACGGGCTCTCGGTCGCCGCGGTCGGCGACGACCCCGACTTCGAGCCGGTCGACGACGAGCCGGCGGTCGCGGTCGGCGTCGCGGGCGGTCGCGACGGCGTGATCGTCGCGCGAGAGGACGGCGCGGTCGAGCACGTCGAGTTCGAAGAAAGCGGGACAGCGGTCGCGTCGACGGCGCGGCTCGGCTCGGTCGCGGACCCGCGCGCGGTCGACGGCGCGCTCGTCGCGGGTGCGGACGGGGTCTTTCGGGTCGATGCGGGGAGACTCACCGACGTCGGCCTCGACGATGCGCGCGACGTAGCCGGGTCCGGGATGCCCCTCGCCGCGACCGGTGCGGGGCTCTACTGGCTCGGGAACGGCTGGATGACGGCCCGCGAGGGCGCCGCGGACGCGGTCGCGGCCGACGGCGACGGCCACGCGATGGCGGTCGTCGGCGGTGATCTGTTTGTTCACTCGGGTGCGGGCGAGTGGGATGATGAGACGTGGGCGGTTGCTGATTTGCCCGTGGACGAGACGGCGGTGGCGCTCGGTTACGGGCCCGGCGTCTCCGTCGCAGTCACGGACGCCGGTACGCTCTGCGTCGACGCCGGCGACGGCTGGCGCCACCAAGTGGTCGGCGTCCGCGACGTGGCGGGCGTGGCGCTCGTGGTCGTGGAATGA
- a CDS encoding CaiB/BaiF CoA transferase family protein, which yields MVGEARNPEGDAGPLDGLTVLDLSRVLVGPFCTMQLGDLGAEVIKVERPGPGDQTRTWVPPAFSKGDSGEDGERDGEDGERDSEDGETDSGAESAYYVSVNRNKRSIQLDLTTEAGRAVVRDIAREADVLVENFRVGKTEEWGLGYGDLVEENPGLVYCGISGYGEWGPDRDKPAYDIMMQARGGFMSFTGVEGGPPVRIGVALADVGAGMYATQAILAALLERELGDGRGQKIDVSLLDGQAAWTSYMATNYFASGEPPGRMGSKHPNIVPYRAYETADDYIVVACSSDRFWPPLCEAIDRPDLLADERYETNEGRVRNREELDRELAETFAAMTTDEAVERLDDHDVPASRVRDVGEVFADPQIEARGMLEEAEHPTAGTVRFPGSPMHFSRTPTTVRRHPPALGEHTESVLREYGYGDGDIDELRDRGAISE from the coding sequence GTGGTCGGTGAGGCGCGAAATCCCGAGGGCGACGCGGGTCCGCTCGACGGACTCACCGTCTTGGACCTCTCGCGCGTGCTCGTCGGGCCGTTCTGTACGATGCAGCTCGGCGACCTCGGCGCGGAGGTGATCAAGGTCGAGCGGCCCGGCCCGGGCGACCAGACGCGGACGTGGGTACCTCCGGCGTTCAGCAAGGGCGACAGCGGTGAGGATGGTGAGAGGGACGGCGAAGATGGTGAGAGGGACAGCGAGGATGGTGAGACCGACAGCGGCGCCGAGAGCGCCTACTACGTCAGCGTCAACCGCAATAAGCGCTCGATCCAGCTGGATCTCACGACCGAGGCGGGCCGCGCGGTCGTCCGCGACATCGCGCGCGAGGCGGACGTCCTCGTCGAGAACTTCCGGGTCGGCAAGACGGAGGAGTGGGGGCTCGGCTACGGCGACCTCGTCGAGGAGAACCCCGGGCTCGTCTACTGCGGCATCTCCGGCTACGGCGAGTGGGGGCCCGACCGCGACAAGCCCGCGTACGACATCATGATGCAGGCCCGCGGGGGCTTCATGTCGTTCACGGGCGTCGAGGGCGGCCCGCCAGTCCGGATCGGGGTCGCGCTCGCCGACGTCGGCGCCGGGATGTACGCGACGCAGGCGATCCTCGCGGCGCTGCTCGAACGCGAACTCGGCGACGGGCGCGGACAGAAGATCGACGTGAGCCTGCTCGACGGCCAGGCCGCCTGGACCAGCTACATGGCGACGAACTACTTCGCCAGCGGCGAGCCGCCGGGTCGGATGGGGAGCAAACACCCGAACATCGTCCCCTACCGGGCGTACGAGACGGCGGACGACTACATCGTCGTCGCCTGCTCGTCCGACCGCTTCTGGCCGCCGCTGTGCGAGGCGATCGACCGCCCGGACCTGCTCGCCGACGAGCGGTACGAGACGAACGAGGGGCGCGTCCGGAACCGCGAGGAGCTCGACCGCGAGTTAGCGGAGACGTTCGCGGCGATGACGACCGACGAGGCGGTCGAGCGGCTGGACGACCACGACGTCCCCGCGAGCCGCGTCCGCGACGTGGGCGAGGTGTTCGCCGACCCCCAGATCGAGGCGCGCGGGATGCTCGAAGAGGCCGAGCACCCGACCGCGGGCACGGTGCGGTTCCCCGGCTCGCCGATGCACTTCTCGCGGACGCCCACGACGGTCCGCCGTCACCCGCCCGCGCTCGGCGAACACACGGAGTCGGTCCTCCGCGAGTACGGCTACGGCGACGGCGACATCGACGAGCTGCGGGACCGCGGCGCGATCTCGGAGTAG
- a CDS encoding ABC transporter ATP-binding protein, translated as MARVKLTDVTKQYDDVTAVDNMNLDLKDGEFICLVGPSGCGKSTTLETVAGLTKPTSGEILIGDREVTNLPPKDRGIAMVFQNIALFPHMDVYDNISFGLRLRDFPKEEMDERVDEAARVVRLQGMLDRMPSEMSGGQRQRVAIARAIVRDPDVFLMDEPLANLDAKLRVNMRTELQRLHKQLDTTIIYVTHNQAEAMTMSDRIAVLNKGELQQIAAPLTCYNQPANRFVAGFIGSPSMNFFDATAGDGSLDANGYSIAFDTAAVDGLGADDPVEVGIRPEDIYLEGNSGEAEDPSRTFSVETDVLEPMGDEIFVYLKPILESFDEEDADFEERQGLLMSVDPATDIGEEEHVEIVFDRARIHLFDDQTGDAISHGVVSDADVEAGDEGVQAD; from the coding sequence ATGGCACGAGTTAAACTCACAGACGTCACGAAACAGTACGACGACGTAACGGCGGTCGACAACATGAACCTCGACCTGAAGGACGGGGAGTTCATCTGCCTCGTCGGACCGTCGGGCTGCGGGAAGTCCACGACGCTCGAAACCGTCGCGGGCCTCACCAAGCCCACGTCGGGGGAGATCCTGATCGGCGACCGCGAGGTGACGAACCTCCCGCCGAAGGACCGCGGCATCGCGATGGTGTTCCAGAACATCGCGCTGTTCCCGCACATGGACGTGTACGACAACATCTCCTTCGGGCTCCGCCTGCGGGACTTCCCCAAAGAGGAGATGGACGAGCGGGTCGACGAGGCCGCGCGGGTCGTTCGGCTCCAGGGGATGTTAGACCGGATGCCGAGCGAGATGTCCGGCGGCCAGCGCCAGCGCGTCGCGATCGCGCGGGCCATCGTCCGCGACCCGGACGTGTTCCTGATGGACGAGCCGCTGGCGAACTTGGACGCCAAGCTGCGCGTCAACATGCGGACCGAGCTCCAGCGGCTCCATAAGCAGCTGGACACGACGATCATCTACGTCACGCACAACCAGGCGGAGGCGATGACGATGTCCGACCGGATCGCGGTGCTCAACAAGGGGGAGCTTCAGCAGATCGCCGCGCCGCTGACCTGCTACAACCAGCCCGCAAACCGGTTCGTCGCCGGCTTCATCGGCTCGCCCTCGATGAACTTCTTCGACGCGACCGCCGGCGACGGCTCGCTCGACGCGAACGGCTACTCCATCGCCTTCGACACCGCGGCGGTCGACGGCTTAGGGGCCGACGACCCGGTGGAGGTCGGTATCCGCCCGGAGGACATCTACCTCGAGGGCAACAGCGGCGAGGCCGAGGACCCGAGCCGCACGTTCTCGGTCGAGACCGACGTGCTCGAACCGATGGGCGACGAGATCTTCGTCTACCTGAAGCCGATCCTCGAATCGTTCGACGAGGAAGACGCCGACTTCGAGGAGCGCCAGGGGCTGTTGATGAGCGTGGACCCCGCGACCGACATCGGCGAGGAGGAGCACGTCGAGATCGTCTTCGACCGCGCTCGGATCCACCTGTTCGACGACCAGACCGGCGACGCGATCTCGCACGGCGTCGTCTCCGACGCGGACGTCGAAGCCGGCGACGAGGGCGTTCAGGCCGACTGA
- a CDS encoding HpcH/HpaI aldolase/citrate lyase family protein, with translation MAGPEDVTLRRSQLATPGSDPEMIERAPDSGADEAFLDLEDSVAPSAKVDARENVIEGLIEYDWSDTRPCYRMNGVDTRWFYDDVIEVVGRAGEYLDTIMVPMANNPETVATVDNLLTQVEENNDLPVGDIGLQAQIESPEAMTKVADIARASDRLESLVFGPGDYTANVGAAGLTIGSGGGYPGHYWHYQLARIAHAAKAQGLQVIDGPYAEIEDAEGFRDSCRWASQLGCDGKWAIHPSQIEPANETFAPSPEEAEKARRIVDAYAEAKEQGKGAVSVDGEMVDEATDKMARGIVARAEQAGIL, from the coding sequence ATGGCCGGGCCGGAAGACGTCACGCTCCGGCGGAGTCAGCTCGCCACGCCGGGCTCCGACCCGGAGATGATCGAGCGCGCGCCCGACTCCGGCGCCGACGAGGCGTTCCTCGACCTCGAGGACTCCGTCGCGCCCTCGGCGAAGGTCGACGCCCGCGAGAACGTCATCGAGGGGCTGATCGAGTACGACTGGTCGGACACCCGGCCCTGCTACCGGATGAACGGCGTCGACACCAGGTGGTTCTACGACGACGTGATCGAGGTCGTCGGGCGCGCCGGCGAGTACCTCGACACGATCATGGTGCCGATGGCGAACAACCCGGAGACGGTCGCCACCGTCGACAACCTCCTGACGCAGGTCGAGGAGAACAACGACCTGCCGGTCGGCGACATCGGCCTCCAGGCGCAGATCGAGTCGCCGGAGGCGATGACGAAGGTCGCCGACATCGCCCGCGCCAGCGACCGCCTGGAGTCGCTCGTGTTCGGCCCCGGCGACTACACCGCCAACGTCGGCGCCGCCGGCCTCACGATCGGCTCCGGCGGCGGCTACCCCGGCCACTACTGGCACTACCAGCTCGCGCGCATCGCCCACGCGGCGAAGGCGCAGGGCCTCCAGGTGATCGACGGCCCGTACGCCGAGATCGAGGACGCGGAGGGGTTCCGCGACTCCTGTCGCTGGGCGAGCCAGCTGGGCTGTGACGGCAAGTGGGCGATCCACCCGAGCCAGATCGAGCCCGCCAACGAGACGTTCGCCCCCTCGCCCGAGGAGGCCGAGAAGGCGCGTCGGATCGTCGACGCCTACGCGGAGGCGAAAGAGCAGGGCAAAGGCGCCGTGAGCGTCGACGGCGAGATGGTCGACGAGGCGACCGACAAGATGGCCCGCGGGATCGTCGCGCGCGCCGAGCAGGCGGGAATTCTGTAA
- a CDS encoding nucleoside recognition protein, with amino-acid sequence MQSVAADLATVLADVVPRLARITAFIAGGVFAANVAVAFGLVRYVAGVAGWLTRPANLPDEVGTAILTTAASTTAGYATLAEYREAGLLDDRATLVAVTMNTFFGFVQHVFTYYVPVLIPILGVTTGAVYVGARAGIALLITVTGVVAGGLLLSDANVDRSALADVDATGPEADDRTDRERVRDAAEKSWGTLRRIVPRLAVVYTLVIWLVSTYDVRALTSVAEPITSVLGLPGAAVPVIAVFTLDTTAGAATLAGTEAGTFTTRTAVASLLIGSILSFAVSTFRRSIPFQYGIWGASFGTKVIVVNTSLKLVFISATVALLLAPVW; translated from the coding sequence GTGCAATCGGTCGCCGCCGACCTCGCGACGGTGCTCGCGGACGTGGTCCCCCGGCTGGCCCGGATCACGGCGTTCATCGCGGGGGGTGTCTTCGCCGCCAACGTCGCCGTCGCGTTCGGCTTAGTCCGGTACGTCGCCGGGGTCGCGGGGTGGCTCACGCGGCCGGCGAACCTCCCGGACGAGGTCGGCACGGCGATCCTCACGACCGCGGCGTCGACGACCGCGGGCTACGCGACGCTGGCGGAGTACCGCGAGGCGGGCCTGCTCGACGACCGCGCGACGCTCGTCGCCGTGACGATGAACACGTTCTTCGGCTTCGTCCAGCACGTGTTCACCTACTACGTCCCGGTGTTGATCCCGATCCTCGGGGTCACGACGGGCGCAGTCTACGTCGGCGCACGCGCCGGCATCGCGCTTTTGATCACGGTCACGGGCGTCGTCGCTGGCGGACTCCTCCTCTCCGACGCGAACGTCGACCGCTCAGCGCTCGCCGACGTCGACGCGACCGGCCCCGAGGCCGACGACCGCACCGACCGCGAGCGCGTCCGCGACGCCGCCGAGAAGTCGTGGGGCACGCTCCGGCGGATCGTTCCGCGGCTCGCGGTCGTCTACACCCTGGTCATCTGGCTGGTCTCGACGTACGACGTGCGTGCTTTGACGAGCGTCGCCGAACCGATCACGAGCGTGCTGGGGCTGCCGGGCGCCGCGGTACCCGTCATCGCAGTGTTCACGCTCGACACGACCGCGGGCGCGGCGACGCTCGCCGGGACCGAAGCCGGCACCTTCACCACCCGGACCGCGGTCGCGTCGCTGCTCATCGGAAGTATCCTCTCCTTTGCCGTCTCGACGTTCCGGCGCTCGATCCCGTTCCAGTACGGGATCTGGGGCGCGTCGTTCGGCACGAAGGTGATCGTCGTCAACACCTCCCTGAAACTCGTCTTCATCTCCGCGACGGTCGCGCTGCTGCTCGCGCCGGTGTGGTGA
- the aceA gene encoding isocitrate lyase: MNPNELDDDVFDRDIDNPAGRKLRQLFDEQEYTFAPGIYHALDARLAEMAGLDAAYMSGYSTVLGQFGFPDLEMVTMSEMVENAKRMVEATNLPVIADCDTGYGGVHNVRRAVREYEKAGVAAIHIEDQTSPKRCGHIAGKQIVSREQARSRFEAAVDAKQSEDTVIIARTDAYGSANGDWEEHLERGRIYADAGVDLVWPEMPDPSREDAVEYAETIHETHPDLDLAFNYSSSFEWGAEEDPLTFEELGDLGYQYIFITLYGLHSGAHAAYEDFANIAENDEEAQFDLEERYIGHETESHHELSFVPRYQDIEAEFDPEARQRQEESAGFTEDENDPITASEGDD; the protein is encoded by the coding sequence ATGAATCCCAACGAACTCGACGACGACGTCTTCGACAGAGATATCGACAACCCGGCCGGCCGAAAGCTCCGCCAGCTGTTCGACGAGCAGGAGTACACGTTCGCGCCCGGGATCTACCACGCGCTCGATGCCCGCCTCGCGGAGATGGCCGGGCTCGACGCGGCCTACATGAGCGGCTACTCGACCGTCCTCGGCCAGTTCGGCTTCCCCGACCTAGAGATGGTCACCATGTCCGAGATGGTCGAGAACGCCAAGCGCATGGTCGAGGCAACGAACCTCCCCGTCATCGCCGACTGCGACACCGGTTACGGCGGCGTCCACAACGTCCGGCGCGCGGTCCGCGAGTACGAGAAGGCCGGCGTCGCGGCGATCCACATCGAGGACCAGACCTCGCCGAAGCGCTGCGGCCACATCGCGGGCAAGCAGATCGTCTCCCGCGAGCAGGCCCGCTCGCGGTTCGAGGCCGCCGTCGACGCGAAGCAGAGCGAGGACACGGTCATCATCGCCCGCACCGACGCGTACGGCTCCGCGAATGGCGACTGGGAGGAACACCTCGAACGCGGCCGCATCTACGCCGACGCCGGTGTCGACCTCGTCTGGCCCGAGATGCCCGACCCCTCGCGCGAGGACGCGGTCGAGTACGCCGAGACGATCCACGAGACCCACCCCGACCTCGACCTCGCGTTCAACTACTCCTCCTCGTTCGAGTGGGGCGCCGAGGAGGACCCGCTCACCTTCGAGGAACTCGGCGACCTCGGCTACCAGTACATCTTCATCACGCTGTACGGGCTCCACTCCGGCGCCCACGCCGCCTACGAGGACTTCGCGAACATCGCCGAGAACGACGAGGAGGCGCAGTTCGACCTCGAAGAGCGCTACATCGGCCACGAGACCGAGAGCCACCACGAGCTCTCCTTCGTCCCGCGGTACCAGGACATTGAGGCCGAGTTCGACCCCGAGGCGCGACAGCGCCAGGAGGAGTCGGCCGGCTTCACCGAAGACGAGAACGACCCGATCACGGCCTCGGAGGGCGACGACTGA
- a CDS encoding TrmB family transcriptional regulator produces MDADSLTETLENAGLSPYQAAVYVALLDLRTATATEIANESDIPTPRVYDVIDALAERGYVEKYEQGTIKVRAHSPGKVLEDLENRIDQLESATAEIEDRWEQPPLEKSTASIVKQFQTVIDRARLFIEQAETRVYVSVTAEQLEMLRDPLKRAHERGVAVYILVNTESSEDRPTVDSIAGICREARYRGLPAPFVASVDRQSACFSHHPDAVNQTGVLVNDEEYTFVFHWFFMTCLWEHGTPIHSEGQDTLPIEYVDIRQLVREARPLFESEATVTVRVEGTDVSTGEPRTIAGTVEEVRSHVGDRESDTQVAGQVLMVVDTGTDRISVGGWNAVVEDVEATRIVITDVADVDEYPSLRAGTEPAE; encoded by the coding sequence ATGGATGCGGACTCCCTGACGGAGACGCTCGAAAACGCCGGCCTGTCACCGTACCAAGCGGCGGTGTACGTCGCGCTCCTCGATCTACGGACCGCGACCGCGACCGAGATCGCCAACGAGAGCGACATCCCGACGCCGCGCGTGTACGACGTGATCGACGCCTTGGCCGAGCGCGGATACGTCGAGAAATACGAGCAGGGGACGATCAAAGTGCGGGCACACAGCCCCGGGAAGGTGCTCGAGGACCTCGAAAACAGGATCGATCAGTTGGAATCGGCGACCGCCGAAATAGAGGACCGGTGGGAACAGCCCCCGCTCGAAAAGTCCACCGCCAGCATCGTGAAGCAGTTCCAGACGGTTATCGACCGCGCGCGGCTGTTCATCGAACAGGCGGAAACCCGCGTGTACGTCTCCGTGACGGCCGAGCAACTGGAGATGCTTCGCGACCCCCTCAAGCGGGCTCACGAGCGCGGCGTCGCCGTGTACATTCTCGTTAACACAGAGTCGAGCGAAGACAGGCCGACGGTCGACTCGATAGCCGGGATCTGTCGGGAGGCGCGATACCGCGGGCTCCCGGCGCCGTTCGTCGCGTCGGTCGACCGACAGAGCGCCTGCTTCTCACACCATCCGGACGCGGTCAACCAGACCGGCGTCCTCGTCAACGACGAGGAGTACACCTTCGTCTTCCACTGGTTCTTCATGACGTGCCTCTGGGAACACGGGACGCCGATACACTCGGAGGGACAGGACACGCTGCCGATCGAGTACGTCGACATCCGTCAGTTAGTACGCGAAGCGCGGCCGCTCTTCGAGTCCGAGGCGACGGTGACCGTCCGCGTTGAGGGGACCGACGTCTCCACCGGCGAACCGCGGACGATCGCGGGGACCGTCGAGGAAGTCCGGTCACACGTGGGCGACAGGGAGTCGGACACGCAGGTCGCCGGACAGGTACTGATGGTCGTCGACACCGGCACCGACCGGATCAGCGTCGGTGGCTGGAACGCCGTGGTCGAGGACGTCGAGGCGACTCGGATCGTCATCACCGACGTCGCGGATGTCGACGAGTACCCGTCGCTACGGGCGGGGACGGAACCGGCCGAGTGA